A single genomic interval of Arthrobacter methylotrophus harbors:
- a CDS encoding aminoglycoside phosphotransferase family protein, producing the protein MTAFVSIPGDLQARYSRTAEGRAWLSALPGLINSSLERWHLSLDLEPGAQPWNGHSGIVIPVLYNGARSVLKIAFPHPEALVERHALALWGGTGAVRMLDADAASCAMVLERLDAVSCLHSAPLDEARDVWGTLVRELSIEPDERPEWQDFEHIAAQAERWSDELPAEWDRLGQPFPRWLLEAALEVCQTRGAVGRRAGKDVLVHCDLHFMNILAHLDGAQPIGERTYVAIDPQPMIGEAEFAVAPILWNRIRDLSTTAPELALLERCSDFSSAAGLDGEAAREWGLVREVENALWYAGRPRHEGDLARSMWVASTLAGRPLDGLPAAHELPEPGRISST; encoded by the coding sequence ATGACTGCTTTCGTTTCCATCCCTGGCGACCTCCAAGCACGCTACTCCCGCACCGCGGAGGGGCGGGCGTGGCTCTCGGCGCTGCCCGGGCTGATCAACAGCAGCTTGGAGCGTTGGCATCTGTCCCTTGATCTGGAACCAGGGGCGCAACCATGGAATGGCCATAGCGGGATCGTCATTCCGGTTCTCTACAACGGCGCCCGTTCGGTCCTCAAGATAGCGTTCCCGCACCCGGAAGCCCTCGTCGAGCGGCACGCGCTGGCCCTCTGGGGCGGTACCGGTGCCGTGCGGATGCTCGACGCCGATGCCGCCTCCTGCGCGATGGTGCTGGAGCGGCTCGACGCCGTCAGTTGCTTGCACAGCGCGCCATTGGACGAAGCCCGCGACGTCTGGGGAACGCTCGTGAGAGAACTCAGCATCGAGCCGGACGAGCGCCCGGAATGGCAAGACTTTGAGCACATAGCGGCCCAGGCCGAGCGCTGGAGCGACGAGTTGCCCGCGGAGTGGGATCGCCTCGGTCAGCCTTTCCCCCGGTGGCTCCTGGAAGCCGCCTTGGAGGTGTGCCAGACCCGGGGCGCTGTTGGACGCCGCGCGGGCAAGGACGTCCTCGTGCATTGTGATCTGCACTTCATGAATATCCTCGCGCATCTCGACGGTGCCCAGCCGATCGGAGAACGTACCTACGTCGCTATCGATCCGCAGCCGATGATCGGGGAGGCGGAGTTCGCCGTGGCCCCGATCTTGTGGAACCGCATCCGCGATCTCTCCACGACGGCACCGGAACTTGCACTCCTCGAGCGCTGCTCGGATTTCAGCAGCGCAGCTGGCCTGGACGGCGAGGCAGCCCGCGAATGGGGCCTGGTCCGCGAGGTCGAAAACGCCCTGTGGTATGCAGGAAGACCACGGCATGAAGGCGATCTGGCCCGCTCCATGTGGGTGGCCAGCACTCTCGCAGGACGGCCCTTGGACGGCCTGCCCGCCGCGCACGAGTTGCCGGAACCGGGCCGGATCAGCTCCACCTAG
- a CDS encoding sulfite exporter TauE/SafE family protein — translation MISGFESIQLGTLIMIVVAGFGAGWVDAVVGGGGLIQLPALLLVPGITPVQALATNKMGSIFGTTTSATTYYRRVGPDLKTAIPMAVIALAGSFGGAILAANLPASVFKPIIVVALIAVALFTALRPNAGELTALRHYGHRHYVVACAIGAVIGFYDGLIGPGTGSFLVIALVSAMGYAFLEASAKAKIVNMATNAGALLFFLPHGSLLWGLGLILGLSNMAGGYLGARTAVKQGSRFVRVVFLIVVAALIIKLGIDVWHDYFAR, via the coding sequence GTGATCTCCGGCTTCGAATCTATCCAGCTCGGCACGCTCATCATGATCGTGGTGGCAGGATTCGGGGCCGGCTGGGTTGACGCGGTGGTGGGTGGCGGGGGACTGATCCAGCTCCCCGCCTTGCTCCTGGTTCCGGGGATCACCCCGGTCCAGGCGCTGGCCACCAACAAGATGGGCTCGATCTTCGGGACAACAACCAGCGCCACCACGTACTACCGGCGCGTGGGACCCGACCTCAAGACCGCCATACCGATGGCGGTGATTGCCTTGGCCGGAAGCTTCGGCGGAGCCATCCTTGCCGCCAATCTTCCCGCGAGCGTCTTCAAACCCATCATCGTCGTGGCGCTGATCGCCGTCGCGCTGTTCACGGCACTGCGGCCCAACGCCGGTGAGTTGACCGCCCTGCGCCACTACGGCCACAGGCACTACGTCGTGGCCTGCGCCATAGGTGCCGTGATCGGATTCTACGACGGTCTGATCGGCCCCGGGACCGGCTCGTTCCTCGTGATCGCCTTGGTCTCCGCCATGGGCTATGCCTTCCTCGAGGCGAGCGCCAAAGCGAAGATCGTCAACATGGCCACGAACGCCGGGGCGCTCCTGTTCTTCCTGCCTCACGGATCGCTGCTGTGGGGCTTAGGCCTCATCCTGGGCTTGTCCAACATGGCTGGCGGCTACCTCGGCGCCCGGACTGCCGTGAAGCAAGGCAGCCGCTTCGTGCGCGTGGTGTTCCTGATCGTGGTTGCCGCGTTGATCATCAAGCTCGGCATTGATGTGTGGCACGACTACTTCGCCCGATAG